AGAAGATTAGTATGCAAATCATGCAAAAAGCTGATTACTTTAACTTGCATTTAATTTTTGGAATCTAACTGGCAAGCTCTGATTTGATTGGGCAAAGTTTGTTGTTTTGGGGTTAGTCATAATCTTCTTATGGAAAACAGTTTTACTTTACACCATAGACTGTATCAGTGTGTGAGCTAACTTTGTCAGGCGTTGAAGTAACCAAAGAACAAAAAGAAAGCCAAGTTCACGTATGCGAATCGTGTATGAACACTATTGTGCAAACCTTCGGTCACATGCAAGAACAAATCGCACAACTAAACAAAGAAAAACTAAAACTTCAGATGGAACTGGAGCAATCCAAAAAACAACAAAAGCAAAAAGAGCAAACCTTGGAACAAAAAATTAAAGCCTTGGAACAAAAGTTGGCTGCATTATAAAGTAAGTAATCAATTTTGTAATTTTAATTTCTGCGAGTTATCCGAGTTAGGTTACAGCTACAAACTTTTTGACAGGAGATACAACATCTTTTTGTTGCTTGGAGTTCAAGGTCTTCGCAGCTAGCTGTTGCTTGAGGCTATTAAGTTCGTTGGAAAGCTGTGTTTTTTCTTTTCGGAGGGCTTTGATTCTGGTTTTCAGTTCTTCAACAGAGGGCATCTAAACCAACACAATATTGTATATTCTGATTTAATATAACCTTTATTACCAAAGCAGAAACACTAACCAAACAAAAATTCTCAAATTAATCAAAAACCGTAATACATCAAAAACAAAAATCAGATTTGCGTGCATAACTAGAAGAACTCAAACAAGGGACAGTAAAACGAATCATCAAACTGGAAGACGACATAGCAGCTCTCAAATAACGAAAAGAAACTCTAAAACAAATCGCAGAGTAACCACTCGCAGGACAGAATTACCCATAACAAGTGACACAGGTTGTGTTCAGCTACATCTGCGAACAGACGCCAAGAGCAGCAGTTATTTTTTTGGAATAAACTTGCTAATTGGCGTTTGGTCTTTGGGGCATACTGCTTTTTTGATGCGCATATCCCAAGTAACTGCTGTTCCATTACATTGTGGACAACAATAATCCGTCATGATATTTCCCCTAAAACGGTACATAATGTTGTTTGTCTTGATAGATTTTACGCAAATCAGCAAAACAATAAGAGCTAATAACAAATAGCTACAGTGATGAGTGCAAAATGGCTGTTGAACTAAAATTTGGCGTGCCTGAAAATCAAAAAGTCCAACTAGCCAGCATAGCCTATGACGCTTTTGAGTCCAAGTTCAACAAGTTTTATGGAAACAAAAACAAGGTCATAGATTTTATGTCAAAAAACCTGCGCAACGACCGAACAATACGTGCCCAAAAAAATGGGAAAACAGTAGGCTTTGCGGGTCTGGAATACAAAAATAAAGGCTTCATTGATCCTGACTTTACAAAAACATTTCATGTATTTGGGGTATTAAGCCCTGTAGCTTTTTTTATTACCAAGTTGTTTGTTCTTGCCAATCAAACCAAACCCAAAGAGCTCCACTTAGAAAGCATAGCAGTATCCAAAAATGAACGGGGTAAAGGTATTGGCAGTAAACTGCTACAGTTTGTTTTAAACTATGCACGCTCAAAGGGTTTCTCACGTATCGTTCTTGAAGTAGTAGACCACAACCGACGAGCCAAAAAACTTTATGAAAGCTTTGGCTTTGAACAAGTTTCGGTCAACAAAATTCCATATCCCATGAGTTTTTTGGTAGGCTTTGGAAGCATCATCCAAATGGACTGCAAATTGTAAACAAAACATCAGTTTGGTGCCTTTGTTTAGGTTTAGTTGAATCTTAGGTGAATACACAAAGGTCGCTGTGTTTTTTTGCTTCAGCAATTATTGGTCCTTTAACAAGAAACGACAATCCCACCCAACTGCCGCGAACCACAAGTAGTTGGTCACCTACATGAACCCCATAATGTTCTAACGTTTCCGCAGGAACAATGAATTCTCCTTTGCTGTTCAGGCTGACCCAACAGTAAGTTGTTTTACCGACTTTCACAGGTTCTCCTTCGGGAAATTGGAATTCTGTTAGTCGTGGCTCTTTGTCTAGTATAACTGAAAGCTTAGAGTTTTTCAGCAAGGACAACGTGGTTAAAACAAATCCTCCCGAGCATTTGCTAGCGGGCATCAAAATTACTTTGCTGACGTTCTCAAAGCTATATTCTGTCCATGCTTCTTTGGGAACCACAATTCGCCCATTACTGTTTACTTTTGACCACCCAAAAACATGTTTACCGCCTTTAACAAGCTGAGGCAACGAACTTTCACCACCAGTAGTGTGGGTTAAAGTGAATTAAATATTGATTGCGTATAGGAAAAAGCCATATTTTCTGTTCCAGTTACTGTATAGTGGATTGGCTTTGTCGGATATTGACAACTCTTTGAAGAACCTTAACCAGAAACTAGACTGGATAATCAGTCGCCTAAACTATCTGGAAAACGTTCTCACAGAAAGTCAACAATATCCAGAAGTGGTAGATTTTTTGCAAAACCTCAAAATTGGAACCGCAATGTATGGTGAGCCCCTTAAAACTCTTAACAGAATTGTTTCTGCGAAAAAACTCATAGAATCCACGTCAGTAAAAGATGAAATTAACAAAATAATTCTTAACTATCTTGCTTTGAAAGGTCCAAAAAATGTCAGCGAGCTTACTCGAGAAATTCGGCGCCAACGGGGAAAAGCGTCACGGACTACTGTTCGAAGTAGAATAAAATATCTTATCGAAACAGGGGCTCTTATAAAAGACGGAAACTGTTACCGTTTACCTTAACGTTTGACCACATGACTGGTCAGAATTGTCCAATACTTCTAAAGAGTCTATCCAGAGTATATGGTATTTGAGGTGAACAAGTATGACCGACCACAAAAATGACATGCCAAAACCAGAAGAAATCTCTGGATTATTGGCAGCAGTATCTAAAGAATTGCCTGGATTAGTAAAAGGAATTGTTGACTCCTTCTTTAGTCCCGAAGCAGCAGCAGACATGGGCAAATCCGTAGCAACCTTCTACAAAACACTCAAAGAAGGAGGCATCCCAGAAGACACCGCCCTGTCCATGGCCAAAGACTACCTAGGCACCCTAACCAGATGGAGCGAAACTCTAAAAGGAATGAAAATTGGACAACATGAGGGATAAACATGGGCACTAAATCCCTCCTTTCCAGCGTCATGCACGGATCAAAAATTGCCTTCCAATCCATGGGACTGATAACACAAACCTCTCTGAAACGACGAAAAGCCAAAGCAACCTTCACAAAAACCATGGTCGACCAAGGCGTCCCCTTAGAAGTTGCAAACGAAATCGCCGAAGAGTTTCCCAACCCTGTATCTGAGCTTTTTTCCCTACTGAAAAGTAGCGCTTTTACCCAAAGCAAACAGACAGAATAACATGAATTGATTGTTTTTGTTATCAATCAACCAGAATACTGCTGGCGCTGTTTGCTGCGGGATACGTTTAAACAAAACCAGAAAAAATGAACGCTAAAAAAGGGTAGTTTGAAGAAATGCCTGAAAAGTCTCTGGATATCTTACTGAAATGTTTTATTTATTGAACTATTGTAAAGCAATAGAAAATCTTTATCTTCCAAGCTTCAAGTTGAGTGAATCAAATGAGTAAAGAAACCGTAATACAAGTTGATTCTTTAGTAAAAAAATACAAGGACGTAACTGCTGTTAAGGGAGTGAACTTCACAGTTAACCGTGGGGAAGTTTTCTCTTTTGTTGGACCTAATGGTGCCGGCAAAACAACAACTGTTGAAATTCTTGTCTGCTTACGAAGTTTAACTGCAGGCAAAGCAACCGTTTTAGGAAACGACATTTCTACCCGAAAAGGGCAACAACAAATACGAAAACGCGTAGGTGTTCTCCCCCAAGATTTTAGCACCTTCGATTTGTTAACAGTCAAAGAAAACATAAACTACTACAAGAAAATGTATGATGGTGGACGGGACGTTGACGAACTGATAAAGTTGGTCAATTTAGAACACAAATCAAAAGCATTATACAAAAACCTGTCCGGTGGATTAAAAAAACGAGTTGCCATCGCCATAACATTGGTCAACGACCCTGACCTTATCTTTCTTGATGAACCCACCACTGGTTTAGACCCCAAAGCCCGACGGGACCTATGGAACCTCATCGAAGGACTGCGGGACGAGGGAAAAACAATCTTTCTAACAACCCATTACATGGACGAAGCAGAAGTCCTCTCAGACAGAGTTGTAATCATCAGTTATGGAAAAATAATAGCAGATGGCACGCCCAGTGAACTTATCCTAAAATATGGCGGAAAAACCACCTTAATCGTTGAAGAAGGCGGACAAGAAGCCTACAATGTGCTTAAAGAAAAGTTTCCCAAAGCACATGTGGATAATGGGGATGTTTTAGTTCCCCTGAACAGCAAGTCTGACCTGCCGAACGCTGTAATGATTTTGAACGACACCAAAACCAAGTTTGCGGAACTGATTGTTCGCAGACCAAACTTGGAGGATGTTTTCCTCAATCTTACGGGCAAAAAAATGGTGGATGGTGAACTAAATTGAAGCGAATTGCAGCAATAATTAACGGTGCCCTTCGCACATGGTTTAGAAGCAAAAGCACCCTGTTTTGGACTTTGGCTTTTCCAATTCTTCTGATGTTGTTGTTTGGGGCAATTTTTAGCGTCAGCGAAGACCCAAGGTTTGACTTTTACGTCCAAAACAAAGACATTATCGACGGACAACCCTCCATGTTTTCTGAAACCTTTGTTACAATGTTAAATGAAACTGGAGTTTTGAACCTTAAACTGGTTGACCCTGCAGAAAACACGGAAGATTACATCGAAGAACAAGGCGTCGAGCAGATACTAATAATTCCAGAAGGCTTCCACCAGTCGTGCCTTGCTCAGAACGCCAGCATCACACTAAAAACTGTTCCAGCAGAAGTAGACACAACCGCAGCAACAGTCTCAGGTGTAGTGCAACAGATCACAGAATACTTCAACACCGTAGCAACCGGACAAAACCCACCTCAAGTAGTAACAATTCAAACGGAGGATCTAATCTCTACGAACTTCAGTTACATAGACTACTTTGTTCCCGGACTAATCGGAATGTCCATAATGACCACAGGAGTATTCGGAGCCGTAGGATGGAACACCCGAAACAAAGAACTCGGAATCCTCAAGAAACTAGCCACAACACCCCTTTCAAAGTTTGAATACATAATCGGAGTGGTTTTGTTTGAACTGGTGATGTGTTCGATATCAACCATAGCCATCATCGCTGTAGGAATTCTAGTTTTTGATGTCACCGTAATCCCCAGCATTTACTCCATACTGCTGATTATCGCAGGCGCAATCACCTTCCCCGGAATGGGCATGGTCATCGCAAGATTCGTAAAAGAAACAGACTCCGCCGACGCTGCAGCAAACGCAATAACATTCCCCATGATGTTCCTATCCGGCACCTTCTTCCCCTTAGAAATGATGCCAGAATTTCTCCGAGAAATCGCAAAAGTCTTGCCCCTAACATACCTAAGCGACGGACTACGAGACTCCATGGTTTACGGAAACGCCCAAAGCGCCCTATACAACACGGCAATCGTGATGGTCGTCGGCATAATCTTCATAGTCGTAGGCTCCCTGATAACAAGCTGGCGCGAAGACTAAAAACAAACAAGGCAGATCAAAACTGCCCTTTTGTTTTTTTGTTTTTCCATTTTATTTTTTTTTAATAATTGAACCTGTCGTGATAGAAATGAGTGGCTTTTTGATTAAATCTTGAAAATCGGAAACACTCTATGGGATTTGCAGTTTCCCTCGAGGTCCTTTCCAGTTATTTGCTATTTTTAGAAACTCTTCATAGCCATTT
This is a stretch of genomic DNA from Candidatus Bathyarchaeum sp.. It encodes these proteins:
- a CDS encoding GNAT family N-acetyltransferase → MAVELKFGVPENQKVQLASIAYDAFESKFNKFYGNKNKVIDFMSKNLRNDRTIRAQKNGKTVGFAGLEYKNKGFIDPDFTKTFHVFGVLSPVAFFITKLFVLANQTKPKELHLESIAVSKNERGKGIGSKLLQFVLNYARSKGFSRIVLEVVDHNRRAKKLYESFGFEQVSVNKIPYPMSFLVGFGSIIQMDCKL
- a CDS encoding ABC transporter ATP-binding protein, which gives rise to MSKETVIQVDSLVKKYKDVTAVKGVNFTVNRGEVFSFVGPNGAGKTTTVEILVCLRSLTAGKATVLGNDISTRKGQQQIRKRVGVLPQDFSTFDLLTVKENINYYKKMYDGGRDVDELIKLVNLEHKSKALYKNLSGGLKKRVAIAITLVNDPDLIFLDEPTTGLDPKARRDLWNLIEGLRDEGKTIFLTTHYMDEAEVLSDRVVIISYGKIIADGTPSELILKYGGKTTLIVEEGGQEAYNVLKEKFPKAHVDNGDVLVPLNSKSDLPNAVMILNDTKTKFAELIVRRPNLEDVFLNLTGKKMVDGELN
- a CDS encoding ABC transporter permease; this encodes MKRIAAIINGALRTWFRSKSTLFWTLAFPILLMLLFGAIFSVSEDPRFDFYVQNKDIIDGQPSMFSETFVTMLNETGVLNLKLVDPAENTEDYIEEQGVEQILIIPEGFHQSCLAQNASITLKTVPAEVDTTAATVSGVVQQITEYFNTVATGQNPPQVVTIQTEDLISTNFSYIDYFVPGLIGMSIMTTGVFGAVGWNTRNKELGILKKLATTPLSKFEYIIGVVLFELVMCSISTIAIIAVGILVFDVTVIPSIYSILLIIAGAITFPGMGMVIARFVKETDSADAAANAITFPMMFLSGTFFPLEMMPEFLREIAKVLPLTYLSDGLRDSMVYGNAQSALYNTAIVMVVGIIFIVVGSLITSWRED